The following DNA comes from Patagioenas fasciata isolate bPatFas1 chromosome 34, bPatFas1.hap1, whole genome shotgun sequence.
cccaagggactcaggagattgagaggggactcaggagttcaggagggacccaggagtgccccaagggacccaggcgtgccccaagggactcaggagattgagaggggacccaggagatcaagagggacccaggagtgccccaagggacccaggagatcaagagggacccaggagtgccccaagggacccaggagattgagaggggacccaggagattgataggggacccagaagtgtccctgggacccaggagttcgggagggacccaggagtgccccaaggggcTCAGGAgatcataggggacccaggagtgccccaagggaccaaggagttcgggagggacccaggagtgccccaagggactcaggagatcgagaggggacccagaagtgtccctgggacccaggagttcgggagggacccaggagtgccccaagggactcaggagatcgagagggacccaggagtgccccaagggacccaggagttcaggaggggacccaggaggtttgTGCTTTATGGGGGGGGTAACCTCATTTTGGAGGGGGGGTtcattgttgtgtgtgtgtgtccccccagcaCTCACCGACGGCCCATGGCTGTGGGGCGCAGGATCgggcccccgcccccccccaccgtgggggtgcagggggttgaACTCAATGGTGCTGCGGACGGTTTTACCCTCAAAatctgggcgggggggggaagaaatgatatggggggggtctgggggtttcaTGGGGGGGGGTCctatgagggacccaggcgtccgggagccccCCAAACTCACTGACCGGAGACTTGGAGGGTGAAGTGGCAGCGGGGGCAGCGGACGGTgctgggggggcccggggggggcagCACGGACCCACAATCGGGGCAGAAATCCAGGGGGGTCTGGAAGCAGGAAGAGGGGGGCAGCGCCATAgctggagggggagggggggaattggggggtcaagCCGGGGGGTTCTTGCACCCCCTTGTTGGGTGTGGGGGGGTTGAACCCCCTGTGACCACCCCGCTGCTTCCTAttgccccccagttccccccattgccccacagcccccatcaccccaatcccctcattgccccccaatgaccccccaatcccccccagcaccccaatcccctcattgccccccaatgaccccctgatccccccatttccccatcaccccaatgtcccccattcccctgccccccaatcccctcattgccccccaatggccccccaatacccccaatcccctcattgccccccaatgaccccctgacccccccatcaccccaatgtcccccatttccccacgtcccccaatcccctcattgccccccaatgtcccccaatgaccccccgatccccccacttccccatcaccccccatttccccatcaccccaataccccccattcccctcattgccccccaatgATCCCCtgatccccccatttccccatcaccccaataccccccaatcccctcattgccccccaatgaccccccgacccccccatcaccccaatgtcccccatttccccacgtcccccaatcccctcattgccccccaatgaccccccgaTCCCCTCATTTCTCCatcaccccccatttccccatcaccccaataccccccatttccccccattccccagcccccaatcccctcattgccccccgatcccccccatttccccacatcccccattaccccaatgtcccccaataccctcattgcccccccagtcccccaatgacccccaatccccccatttccccacaccccccaatcccctcattgccccccaatgACACCCcgatccccccatttccccatcaccccccattccccagccccccaaccccctcaCTGCCCCCCgatccccccccaaccccccccatcaccccccatttccccacatcccccagccccccaaaacccctccccattttcccccatgAATCCCCCACCTCCCGGAGCAGACGAGTCCAACCCCCAGAGCGGCCCCAGCGCGCGCGGACCGTCTAGCCCCGCCTCTTCCGCCGCGTcactgctccagcccctccccaACCCGGGAAGCGAGAGGATTAATCACCGGAGAGCCCGGGCCTTGATTAATTAAGCTACCGTCGACAGATTAGCGGAGCCCCCGGGGAGGGATCAGTTAAGACGGCGTTAGTTAATGAGGGAAGGATTGATTAAGCGGCCGCTAATTGAATCGGgaaggctgggagtgggcgtgGCCTGtgaggagggggcgtggcctcgtgTTGAAGAGCCGCCGTTGGTTGGGGGCGCGGCCTGTCAGGAAGGGGCGTGGCCTCGCCGTTGCCATGGCGTCGCTtccggcgcggcggggcggaaGTGGCGGGCGCTGCCGCTGGTAACGGGGGGGCCCGGGACGGACCTGGGGGGGTTCCAGGGGTTCCCCATGGGTTCCTGGGGGGTTCCCCGAGCCCCTTACAGCCGGGGGGGCCCCTCCCGTGGCCTCCGGGGGTGAGGGAGCGGCCCCGTGGGGCCTCCGGTGTCACCCGTGGGGGTGTCAGGACGGGCCGGGGGggctgatgtggggctggggggaccccaTGAGGGGGccgtgggggtttggggggctccccCGTCACCTTTAGGGGCTGGAGGGGGGGCTCTTGTGTTCCCTATAAGGCTGGGGGGGCTCCCCTGTCCCCTGTTGGGTCTGGAGGGGGCTCCCCTGTCCTCTATAAGGTTTGGGGGGTTCCCTGACCCCTATAGGGTCTGGGGGGGCCCCCTGTCCCTTATAAGGTTTGGGGGGCCCCCCTACCCCTATAGAGTCGGGGGGGGGCCCCTGTCCCCTATaaggtttgggggtcccccctGCCCCTATAGAATCTGGGGGGGTCCTCTGTTTCCTATAACATTTGGGGGGCCCCCCTGCCCCCTATAGAGTCTGGGGGGGGTTCCCTATCTCCTATAATGTTTGGGGGGCCCTGCCCCTATAGAGTCTGGGAGGGATCCCCTGTCTCCTATaaggtttgggggacccccccgccCCTGTAGAGTCTGGGAGGGGTCCCCTGTCTCCTATAAGGTTTGGGGGGCCCCCCTGCCCCCTATAgagtctgggggggtcccctgtcTCCTATaaggtttgggggacccccctgcCCCTGTAgagtctgggggggtcccctgtcTCCTGTAAGGTTTGGGGGGGCTCCCTGCCCTCTGTAGAGTCTGGGAGGGGTCCCCTGTCTCCTATAAGGTTTGGGGGGGCTCCCTGCCCTCTATAGAGTCTGGGGGGGGGGTCTCCTGTCTCCTATAAGGTTTGGGGGGGTTCCCTATCCCCTTTAggaccggggtgggggggaacaaTCCCACAACCCCACAGGGGTTTTAGGGGGACGTTTGGGGCATTTTaaccttttccttcctcttttttagAGCTCAaagacacccccccccaaaactcaacCCATGTTTGGGGGGGCACCGAGTCCCAGGCCagcggacggacagacggacacagccCCCACCATGGCCTGACCCCCCTATACCCCCCCCCAACAACAAGGAGGCTCCAAAGGGGGAGAAGCCGCGACCTCACCCCCCCCCCATCCTGTTTTTGGGGGACCCCCCGGGAAGGACTGCGGAGAacaggggggaggggggaacccCAGCGACCCCCCTCCCCCAGGACCTGAACCCCAAAAGCAGGTGAGtctgtgggttttggggtgtctggcggggggggggaggagcttcaaatccccccccccccaaactccccacaTTTTGGGGGTTTCACCCTTAAAAATGGGTGGGATGTGGATTgagggggatggggaggggggatttAATTGGATTTAATTAGCGGAGTGAAAACGAGGGTAGGGAAATCCCGGCTCTGCTTACTCAGCGCCATCAAACGCCGGTGAGGCCACTGCCGAACCCGCTTTTTTGGGGCAAAACACCCACTTTTTGGGGCAAAACACCCGGTTTTTGGGGCAAACCCACTCGTTTGGAACCCAAACTCTGCCGTTTTGTGCTggagtccgggaaagggacccaggagtgccccaaggtactgaGGAgatcgagagggacccaggagttcaggaggggacccagaagcatcccagggacccaggagtgccccaagggacccaggagttcaggaggggacccagaagcattccagggactcaggagtgccccaagggacccaggagttcaagaggggactcaggagtgccccaagggatccaggagaTCAAGAGGGGACCTAGAAGTGtcccagggacccaggaatgcctgaaggggcccaggagttcaggaggggacccaggagtgccccag
Coding sequences within:
- the POLR1H gene encoding DNA-directed RNA polymerase I subunit RPA12, with product MALPPSSCFQTPLDFCPDCGSVLPPPGPPSTVRCPRCHFTLQVSDFEGKTVRSTIEFNPLHPHGGGGRGPDPAPHSHGPSVERRCPRCGHEGMTFHTRQMRSADEGQSVFYSCPRCRFQEKEDS